One Syntrophus gentianae DNA segment encodes these proteins:
- a CDS encoding acyl-CoA dehydratase activase encodes MAEYFAGIDIGSTMTKAVILGEGIAASVIGPTGAEQRRLANKVMEEALDQAGLAFEAISYVVATGYGRINVPFADRQITEITCHARGIHFLFPEARTVIDVGGQDSKAIRIDSQGRPHDFIMNDKCAAGSGRFIEIIADTLNIPLEAVGDLSLQSTSPATISNLCTIWAQQEVASSLAQGIPVPDLLAGVHRSLADRISRMAHRLRLEKPVVLTGGGSKNKGLIAALREYLNGDLLIPENPLITGALGAALMGRDLVEKARQNNLPLETRPRILEAIHLLGSSD; translated from the coding sequence ATGGCGGAATACTTCGCAGGCATTGATATCGGTTCAACCATGACCAAGGCGGTGATCCTCGGCGAGGGGATTGCCGCCTCGGTCATCGGACCAACGGGTGCGGAACAGCGCAGGCTGGCCAACAAGGTGATGGAGGAAGCCCTCGACCAGGCAGGACTCGCCTTCGAAGCCATCTCCTACGTTGTCGCCACCGGCTACGGCCGCATCAACGTTCCCTTTGCCGACCGGCAGATCACGGAAATCACCTGCCATGCCCGGGGAATTCACTTCCTCTTTCCCGAAGCCCGGACGGTGATCGATGTTGGGGGACAGGACAGCAAGGCCATCCGCATCGACAGCCAGGGGCGTCCCCACGACTTCATCATGAATGACAAGTGCGCCGCCGGCAGCGGCCGATTCATCGAAATCATCGCCGATACCCTGAACATCCCCCTGGAAGCGGTGGGCGATCTCTCCCTGCAGAGCACCTCCCCGGCAACGATCAGCAACCTCTGTACGATCTGGGCCCAGCAGGAAGTAGCCTCCAGCCTGGCCCAGGGGATTCCCGTCCCGGACCTCCTGGCCGGGGTCCATCGTTCCCTTGCGGACCGGATCAGCCGGATGGCCCACCGGCTCCGCCTGGAAAAACCCGTCGTTCTGACGGGCGGCGGCAGCAAAAACAAGGGGCTTATCGCCGCCCTGCGGGAGTACCTTAACGGCGATCTCCTCATCCCCGAAAATCCCCTGATCACCGGCGCCCTCGGCGCCGCGCTGATGGGACGGGACCTCGTGGAAAAAGCCCGGCAGAACAACCTCCCCCTGGAAACCCGCCCGCGCATCCTGGAAGCCATTCATCTTCTCGGTTCATCCGACTGA
- a CDS encoding 2-hydroxyacyl-CoA dehydratase subunit D, with amino-acid sequence MTEEKKEKKPQKRMTATHAAASIGPMVKEFIAGTNRARKEGTHKLAYTFICCHHEEILRAMDVLPVWTENFAGVCGAKRDAERFMQRAESLGLSRSLCTYALCGIGYDQWREELGETPPDAPWGGQARPDFMIQTGQILCDPRAKWYQASQQFMPDIPIYNIDLPYPLFQRDRDHREILGYYHRYIVKELRGLIAFVEKMTGKKMDYDRLSERVDLSDRIWNLVHETYELRKAKPSPMGTGDAMNTMVPLNFMMATQESYNFFSDLKKELKEKIAKGEGEVEEEKYRLMWGGGLPAWYALNDFNYFNSKGATFPVETTYRLVMPLDEMDLPKTSDPVERLAWRWLGYWTFWYDKARKRPGSEPDVERLINWVEEYDIDGIVVHQAFSCRTWHVGLIWQLKQLAKIYKPIPILMMGSGGQKEKTNREVPSLILESDIIDITSYSEIDTRNKIDAFIETLESVRTNRAA; translated from the coding sequence ATGACAGAAGAAAAGAAAGAAAAGAAACCCCAGAAAAGAATGACTGCAACCCATGCAGCCGCCTCCATCGGCCCCATGGTTAAGGAATTTATCGCCGGTACAAATAGGGCCAGGAAGGAAGGCACCCATAAACTGGCTTATACGTTCATCTGCTGCCACCATGAGGAGATTCTCCGGGCGATGGATGTCCTGCCGGTGTGGACCGAAAATTTCGCAGGCGTCTGCGGCGCGAAGCGGGATGCCGAACGCTTCATGCAGCGGGCGGAATCGCTGGGACTCTCCCGCTCCCTGTGCACCTACGCCCTCTGCGGCATCGGCTATGACCAGTGGCGCGAGGAGCTGGGTGAGACGCCCCCCGACGCCCCCTGGGGCGGCCAGGCGAGGCCTGACTTCATGATTCAAACCGGTCAGATCCTCTGTGACCCGAGGGCCAAGTGGTACCAGGCCTCACAGCAGTTCATGCCGGACATCCCGATCTACAACATCGATCTCCCCTACCCCCTGTTCCAGAGAGACCGCGATCACAGGGAAATCCTGGGCTACTATCACCGTTATATTGTCAAGGAATTGCGCGGCCTCATCGCCTTTGTGGAAAAAATGACGGGAAAGAAGATGGATTACGACCGCCTGAGCGAGCGGGTGGATCTGAGCGACCGCATCTGGAACCTGGTCCACGAAACCTATGAGCTGCGCAAGGCCAAGCCAAGCCCCATGGGAACCGGCGACGCCATGAACACGATGGTTCCCCTGAACTTCATGATGGCCACCCAGGAATCCTACAATTTCTTCTCCGATCTCAAGAAGGAATTGAAGGAAAAGATCGCCAAGGGCGAAGGCGAAGTCGAAGAGGAAAAGTACCGGCTGATGTGGGGCGGCGGACTTCCCGCCTGGTACGCCCTGAACGATTTCAACTACTTCAACAGCAAGGGGGCCACGTTCCCCGTGGAGACCACCTATCGCTTGGTCATGCCCCTGGATGAAATGGATCTCCCCAAGACCAGCGATCCCGTGGAGCGTCTCGCCTGGCGGTGGCTCGGATACTGGACCTTCTGGTACGACAAGGCCCGGAAACGCCCTGGATCGGAACCCGACGTGGAGCGCCTCATCAACTGGGTCGAGGAATACGACATCGACGGAATCGTTGTCCATCAGGCCTTTTCCTGCCGGACCTGGCACGTCGGCCTCATCTGGCAGTTGAAGCAGCTGGCCAAGATCTACAAGCCCATCCCGATCCTGATGATGGGTTCCGGAGGACAGAAAGAGAAGACCAACCGCGAGGTGCCTTCCCTGATTCTGGAAAGCGACATCATCGATATCACTTCCTACTCCGAGATTGATACCCGCAACAAGATCGACGCCTTCATTGAAACCCTGGAATCCGTCCGGACCAACCGGGCGGCCTGA
- a CDS encoding 2-hydroxyacyl-CoA dehydratase subunit D, with protein MSDTKNNIMAEVERQYENYGIRAKELCAGGKKAIGYICSFVPLEFITAAGCIPFRIRGDIHEPITKGDSLLETIVCPFIRSCFDLCVKDRYDFLSGIVIPHGCDSMVRSYSVWSYSLNFPYFHFVNTPSVVKESSHEYFKEELQSYRKSLEDFTGKPISDADLQEAIRLHNENRTKTRALYEFKKADPPLISAAELQKVLAVGASLPVEEANSLFDEVLAELGRRTEAPVKKGPRILLDGPCVDHLAISGIVEENGGNVVIDTTCMGTRDLWPLADEEGDPVASLARRYLDKLNCPKTYRENTAGTFAGDAEDRFGDIGARAKEFAANGAILYLYKYCDPFGFEVPARKAYYESLNIPLLCLEDTYSAGTIGQLKTRIQAFLEMIG; from the coding sequence ATGAGCGATACGAAGAACAACATCATGGCAGAGGTGGAAAGACAGTACGAAAATTATGGAATCCGGGCAAAGGAACTATGCGCCGGCGGGAAAAAGGCGATCGGTTACATCTGCTCTTTTGTTCCGCTCGAATTTATCACGGCTGCCGGATGTATCCCCTTCCGGATTCGCGGTGATATCCACGAACCCATCACCAAAGGGGATTCCCTCCTGGAGACAATCGTCTGCCCCTTTATCCGGAGTTGTTTTGATCTCTGCGTCAAGGACCGATACGACTTTCTCTCCGGCATCGTGATCCCCCACGGATGCGACAGCATGGTGAGAAGCTACAGCGTGTGGAGTTATTCCCTCAATTTTCCCTACTTTCACTTCGTCAATACGCCCAGTGTCGTGAAGGAATCTTCCCACGAATATTTCAAGGAGGAACTCCAGTCGTACAGGAAGAGCCTGGAAGATTTCACGGGAAAGCCCATTTCCGATGCAGATCTTCAGGAAGCCATCCGGCTGCACAATGAAAATCGGACCAAAACCCGGGCCCTGTATGAATTTAAAAAGGCCGATCCCCCGCTGATTTCCGCAGCGGAACTGCAGAAGGTTCTGGCCGTCGGGGCAAGCCTACCGGTTGAAGAAGCCAATTCCCTCTTCGACGAAGTCCTGGCCGAACTGGGCAGGCGGACGGAAGCCCCGGTCAAGAAAGGTCCCCGGATTCTCCTGGACGGCCCCTGCGTGGATCATCTCGCCATTTCCGGCATCGTCGAAGAAAACGGCGGCAATGTGGTGATCGACACGACCTGCATGGGCACGCGGGATCTGTGGCCCCTTGCCGATGAAGAGGGCGATCCGGTGGCCTCCCTGGCCCGTCGCTACCTGGACAAGCTCAATTGTCCCAAGACATACCGGGAAAACACCGCCGGCACCTTTGCCGGCGACGCCGAGGATCGCTTTGGCGACATCGGCGCACGGGCAAAGGAGTTTGCCGCCAACGGCGCCATTCTTTACCTGTACAAGTACTGCGATCCCTTTGGATTCGAAGTCCCGGCGAGAAAGGCCTACTACGAATCCCTCAATATCCCGCTCCTCTGTCTTGAAGACACCTATTCGGCGGGAACCATCGGACAATTGAAGACACGCATCCAGGCTTTCCTGGAAATGATCGGCTAG
- a CDS encoding acyl-CoA dehydratase activase, whose amino-acid sequence MAFFLGIDIGSFSAKGVLLEDQSVQASFACPSGGDYRGAAEQVRDTLLSRAGIAPSGLSFVMATGYGAKQVLFADEEKPDITCQGRGVAFLLPSARTVLDCGDLYSKVLRMDGEGHVHNFLLSGKCAGGSGRLLLIMAKVLRVKLEEIGPLSLKSRSKVDFSTGCVVFSESEAVSLIAEGVAKEDLLAGVHRALAAQLASLAERVGIEPDVVLTGGGAVDAGLVQALEDSLRIPVRVPSNPLFTAALGAALLAREKSLSQGI is encoded by the coding sequence ATGGCTTTTTTTCTGGGTATCGATATCGGATCTTTTTCCGCGAAAGGGGTCCTGCTGGAGGATCAATCCGTTCAGGCTTCCTTTGCCTGTCCCTCCGGCGGAGATTACCGGGGAGCCGCCGAGCAGGTCAGAGACACCCTGCTGTCCAGGGCCGGAATAGCACCTTCGGGTTTATCCTTCGTCATGGCCACAGGTTACGGAGCAAAGCAGGTCTTGTTCGCCGATGAAGAAAAACCGGATATCACCTGTCAGGGCAGAGGGGTCGCCTTTCTACTTCCTTCAGCCCGAACCGTTCTCGATTGCGGGGATCTTTACAGCAAAGTCCTGCGCATGGATGGCGAGGGTCATGTCCATAATTTCCTTTTGAGCGGGAAATGTGCCGGAGGCAGTGGCCGTTTGTTACTGATCATGGCGAAGGTCCTGCGGGTCAAGTTGGAGGAGATCGGTCCGCTTTCTCTGAAATCCCGAAGCAAGGTGGACTTCAGCACGGGGTGTGTTGTTTTTTCTGAATCCGAAGCCGTATCCCTGATCGCGGAAGGCGTGGCCAAGGAAGACCTTCTGGCCGGTGTGCATCGGGCATTGGCTGCCCAGCTTGCCAGCCTGGCGGAACGAGTGGGAATCGAACCGGATGTGGTTCTGACCGGTGGCGGGGCGGTAGACGCCGGTCTGGTCCAGGCCCTGGAGGACAGCCTGCGTATCCCGGTCAGAGTGCCTTCGAATCCCCTGTTCACCGCCGCCCTTGGCGCGGCACTGCTGGCGCGGGAGAAAAGCCTGTCGCAAGGAATCTGA
- a CDS encoding SIR2 family NAD-dependent protein deacylase: MTEEGLEKKIRAVADMICEAGKVVVFTGAGVSTESGIPDFRSPGGLWDRFDPDDFTIQKFLRSAQTRRKQWRILIEGGAFAEAQPNRAHLAVAELEKLGKLRCVITQNIDNLHQKAGNAPERVYELHGNMRWLKCLSCGDRISVPDMLQRTALRELDGFPFCERCQGLLKPDVIFFGEALPEDTLREATYEASNCDLMLVIGSSLVVYPAAYMPQYAKDVGAKLVIINREETPYDAEADILLQGGAGEMMTRILAAVKDQIDL, translated from the coding sequence ATGACGGAAGAAGGGTTGGAGAAAAAGATCCGTGCCGTTGCGGACATGATCTGCGAGGCCGGAAAGGTCGTGGTCTTTACCGGGGCGGGCGTCAGCACCGAGTCGGGCATTCCTGATTTTCGCAGTCCGGGAGGATTATGGGACCGGTTTGATCCCGATGATTTCACGATCCAGAAGTTTCTCCGCAGCGCGCAGACGCGAAGGAAACAGTGGCGGATTCTGATCGAGGGAGGCGCTTTTGCGGAAGCGCAACCCAACCGGGCCCATCTGGCCGTGGCCGAACTGGAGAAACTGGGGAAGCTGCGGTGCGTCATTACCCAGAATATTGATAATCTGCATCAGAAGGCAGGAAATGCGCCGGAAAGGGTGTACGAACTCCATGGCAACATGCGCTGGCTTAAATGTCTGAGCTGCGGCGACCGGATTTCCGTACCCGACATGCTTCAGAGGACGGCATTAAGAGAATTGGATGGATTTCCCTTCTGTGAGCGATGCCAGGGCCTGTTGAAACCGGATGTGATTTTTTTTGGAGAGGCTCTTCCGGAGGACACCCTGCGGGAGGCGACTTATGAGGCGAGCAACTGCGACCTGATGCTGGTTATCGGTTCTTCCCTGGTGGTTTATCCGGCGGCTTATATGCCCCAATATGCAAAAGATGTCGGTGCAAAGCTGGTGATCATCAATCGGGAAGAGACGCCCTATGATGCGGAGGCGGACATCCTCCTCCAGGGTGGTGCGGGGGAGATGATGACCCGGATCCTGGCGGCGGTCAAGGATCAAATCGATCTATAG
- a CDS encoding response regulator has translation MAVNVLLADDHKIVRDGLRILIENHGNMNVVAEAENGQKAITLAKELHPQVIIMDISMPDMNGIDATRRITSDFPGIKVIALSMHTDRHFVVGMLEAGAAGYLLKDCAFEELVSAIHTVLENHTYLSPTITDIVVRNYVHKEAKPSVSVSSELTARERELLQLLAEGMTAKQIAKTLRVSVKTVETHRRNIAQKLGAGSVAELIKYAIREGLTTLDS, from the coding sequence ATGGCTGTCAATGTTCTTCTTGCCGACGATCACAAAATAGTCCGTGACGGCTTACGTATTCTCATTGAAAACCACGGGAATATGAATGTTGTCGCAGAGGCGGAAAATGGACAAAAAGCAATAACCCTGGCCAAAGAGCTGCATCCGCAGGTCATTATCATGGACATCTCCATGCCGGACATGAACGGCATCGATGCCACAAGGAGGATCACCTCCGACTTTCCCGGAATCAAAGTCATTGCCCTCTCCATGCATACCGATCGCCATTTTGTCGTAGGCATGCTGGAAGCAGGCGCCGCAGGGTATCTCTTAAAGGACTGCGCCTTTGAAGAACTCGTCAGCGCCATTCACACCGTCCTGGAAAACCACACCTATCTAAGCCCCACCATTACCGATATCGTCGTTAGAAATTATGTGCACAAGGAAGCGAAACCATCGGTCTCCGTCTCCTCGGAACTGACGGCGCGGGAAAGAGAACTTCTCCAGCTGCTTGCGGAAGGCATGACGGCCAAACAGATTGCCAAGACCCTGCGTGTCAGTGTGAAGACCGTGGAAACCCACCGGCGGAACATTGCCCAGAAACTTGGAGCCGGCAGCGTGGCCGAATTAATCAAATATGCCATCCGGGAGGGCTTAACAACCCTGGACTCCTGA